gagccactgcaatgagaagcctgtgcatcgcaatgaagcgtagcccccgcttgccgcaactagagaaagcccacgcgcagcaacaaagacccaatgcagccaaaaatataaagaaattaattaactaattaattttttaaaaagtctgagatgggtttccctggtggcgcagtggttgagaatctgcctgctaatgcagaggacatggttcgagccctggtctgggaagatcccacatgctgcagagcaactaagcctgtgagccacaactactgagcctgcgtgtctggagcctgtgctccgcaacaagagaggccgcgatagtgagaggcccgcacaccgcgatgaagagtggcccccacttgtcgcaactagagaaagccctcgcacagaaacgaagacccaacacagccaaaaataaattaattaattaactaatcaaATAGTGAGCTCTCTATCTCTGGAAGAGTTCAAGCAGAGGTTGGATAACCATTAGTTAGGAAACCTGTTAAGTGTATTCTACATATGGGTAAAGTAagaattgcatttaaaaaaaaaaaaaaagtctgagagaCAGTTTTAAAGATATCATTGCTGAaagttttccagtttttaaaaatatataaaatatcatatcTAGAGCCCCTTCTGAATGTCAAGCaggacaacttttaaaaataataatagtccaAACTAGACACATAGTAGAAAAAAATGCAGtaaaccaaagaaaaagagatcatCGTAAAACTTaccaaagacaaaataaaaaaggataactACTAATGAATGACAGTGTATTTCTCATTAACAATAATACCAAAAACAAGAGACTGACAAATCcaaatatttaaagtgctaaGGGAAACTAGGCGTCTCTTTTACCTAATCAAATTCTCATTAAAATAAGAgcaaaataggggcttccctggtggcgcagtggttaagaatctccctgccaatgcaggggacacgggttcgagccctggtctgggaagatcccacatgctgcggagcagctgggcccgtgagccacaattactgagcctgcacgtctggagcctgtgctccgcaacaagagaggccgcgatagtgaaaggccaaCGCActgcgatgaacagtggcccccacttgccacaactagagaaagccctcgcacagaaatgaagacccaacacagccataaataaataaataaataaaatttaaaaaaaaaatcttaaaagaaaaaagagcaaaataaaagtatattcaTACATACAAAAACCAAGAGAACCCTACTCATGGAGGAACAGTCATCTGAAGATTAACAGATAGCTGCTGAAAATCTTTACCAAAACATATGAAGACCAAATCAAAGAGAGGCATGAACTTACAGGAAATAGACAGTATGGAAGATGGAAACTTGAAGAGACAATAGTAACTTCATGCATATAGCAAGAGATGGACATTATTATAAAGGAGCATTCAGAGGGGAGAAAACGAcacaaggaattttaaaatattatagtgaAAATGAAAGCACTCAATGGAATGGTTGGAAGACAAAGTCAAGGAAATCTCCAGAAATTAGAACACAATGCTAGagagatgaaaacattttaaaggctaacactgaacattaggaattcagaagagagagaacagagaaaacaaagtaaaaagaatcattaaataaatgatCAATAGATTGCCCAAATTGGAAGATGTAATTTTCCAGATTAAAATCCCAATCCAGTGGGTAAAACAGGCAGGCAGCAAAAAATATCATGAAATGAAAATTCAGGACACTATGGACAAAGAGAAGGTATTTCATAATTccagagaaagaaatgtaaattaaacgcAAAGGAATAAGATTGGGGTTAGACTCCTCAACAGTAACCGTGGAAGCTGGAAGAAATTCCAAGGGAAAATGTATCCCAACTTAGAGTCCTATTCACAGCCATACCATTAATCAGGAAGttagaataaagatatttttaacatgcaaatttgaaaaaaagaaaaaaaaaaaaggatctccCATGCAACCTGGTGACCTAACACAAATAGAcagccagttatttctccagcagaAATGAATTTATAGTATTCAGGATTAGCAAAGAATTATAATTCAATGTCTacaaccatggtgagccacgtGTAAGTCCCCCACAAAAATGGAAAGGAtaactcttttatagagggggGAAAGGAAGTtaggagggctatagtaaacaaagagtccttggattttcattggctgagttgtgactGCCTCTCATTGACTAAgctcttgccaggaaagaagaggaagtctttcttcttcctgttgggctctgctatcatcaTGTGGTATgcgagctcccccttctggcctcctgactctactttaattgaggtttctcttcattaatttttacaaccctttctcaggaagctatTAGAGTATGTGCTCTGCCAAAACAAGGGAGGaaaccaagaaagaagaaaacatgggaaccAGGAAAGAGAATTCACCAtaagacagaggcaaagagaatCAACAAGATAATGGGTAGGGGAGAGTCTAAAATGGCAGGTGTGAGCAAGCCTAGAGAGAACCAGTCCAGGTTGGAGCAGGTAGAAAGGATCAAGGAGATGTGtctacaaaatataaaacaccTGATGTAGCTGAGCATATTGAAAAACATTTGGAAGTTTAGGGTCAAATCTGGAATGAGTTGgtgacaaatacataaaaaactaaGAAACAAAGTCCCTTTTCGTTGTCCTAAGGAGAACAAAAATATGCATGTGAAACAAAAAGTAATCACAGGGTATCACATGGCTCAACTACAAACTGTATTTGCATTGtcataataatgtaaaaattGAATATCATTTTAACCAATGTTATAAATGTATGGGCAGCATGAAGGTTAGGAAGTatctgtgagtgtgagtgtgtgtgtgtgtgtgtgtgtgtgtgtgtgtgtgtgtgtatactaagCTGGGGTGTGGAgaatgaaatagagataaatcctcatcttccaaaCTGGAAGTCAAAAAAAATGCCCAAAACGGGGGGAAATATCAAGAGGTAGCagaataagtaatttatttagacACATggacaaaaatatcaaataaaacagataaacgatgggacttccctggtggcgcagtggttaagaatccgcctgccaatgcaaaggacacgggtttgagccgtggtccggcaagatcccacatgctgcggagcaactaagcccgtgcgccacaaatactgagcctgcactctagagcccatgagccacaactactgagcccacgtgccacaactactgaagtccgtgctccgcaacaagagaagccaccgcaatgagaagcccacacaccgcaatgaagagtagccccctcttaccgcaactagagaaagcccgcgcagcaacaaagacccaacacagccaaaaataaataaataaataaatttttttaattgataaaggAGATGAAAATGGCTTCCCCTGAGTAGGGGAAATGAGATGGTGAGGGAAAACAggggttttttcctaaataaaaagcCATGTAGAAATATGATTCTTTAAACTATGTGTACATtgaataaaaactaaactaaaaaatgtgacctaattacattattttttcctgtgtcAAGGTAACTGTTTACAAGATCACTACATGAGATTAGCTGTACCAGGAACAAAGACAGGCTCATTTATGGGCATACATACTATACATTAATCTTGGCCTCATCTGGCCAGGGCCCTCTACCCAACCACTGTAGGCAACTTGATCAGTAAACATACAGGCTGACTCAGTCAGAGGTCTACTTAACATGAAAAAACATACCATGCCATTAAGAGGAAACACCTTTTATACCTGTGATAGCTATAAACATTGATCTTCTCAAAGGTAGGGTCCCTGTGTTTCATTTCTGTATCCCACGTGCCTGGAATACAGTATGTGctcaaaaatgtattaatatgtgtatattttacctATTCAAACAAAtcctcaaagaggaaatcataaagGAAGTTACAAAGTATTTAGAAACACGTGACAATGTACTACACATCAAATTATACAGGGTTCATGTAACATGGTACTTAGCAGTAAATGATACACTTCTTTattgaaaacaaataagaaaaattgaaaatcagTTTGTTAGGTGTTCAACTCAAGAAACTTTCAAGAGgtgacaaaataaaactaaaggaagATGGACAATTATATTAAAGATAATTGAAGAAATTAATGCAACAGGAATCAAGGAAACAATGGATGATATGCAAAACCCAAAACTGAATCTTCAGGATAAGGGTCGTATATCTACTTAAACAAGCAAACCTCTAAATAGAAAGCAACAAGAAAAGACACAgacaatatgagaaaaaaaaaaggacggaatAACTATAGACAAAGCAGAGATTTACTAGGTACGGTTTACCAAATCTGTAAGGAAAAGATAATCCttactttaaataaatagttTCAGAGACTAAAATAAGAGAGAAAGCtacccaactcattttatgaaataattatgtCCTAAACAATGACAGTAcaagaaaacaaagtgaaaaataaatctaaggtagtagatgcaaaaatctaaaTAGAATATTAATGAATTGAATTCATcagtatatttttaacatattatgATTCTAGCAAACACTGCTAGTTTTTCCTCAATATTCATTTTCCTCTATCCAATGTAAAAGAAGTTTCAACCAGACACATAACTACCTACAAACAGATTGCATTTCCAAGCCTCCTCTGCAGATAAATGTTGCAATATGACTAAAGCCAGCCAGTGGTATGCAAGAACTGCTACTTTGTAGTGTATGGGAGTCTTACTTCAGGGTCAGGTCAACCTCTTTCGTCTCTTCTTCTTTGCCCTTCTTCTACACTACCCTGACTGCACATGCCACCATCTTGAATCTGAGGCTGAAGGCCGCACCCTAGAGATGGAGGAGCAATGACCTGAAAGAAGCATTGTCCCTGAGGACTTGGTGAGGTAGAGTTACCGTCATCATGGACCACTTAATCATCACGGACCAGACTTTAATATAATAGAGACTAAAGCTCTATCTTGTTTAAGCACTGCTTGCTATTGCTGTCATTGTTATTATGTAAACAATGACTTTAGATAATTACTATGAAGAACTGTAACATGTCAAAAAAGGTTTTCTTTAATAGCACATCTGAAccaattataaaatacaaataaagggCTTTTATTTGGTGCAAAATGTTTATTCCTtctttgcttttacaaaaaattttaaaacaacatatGTAGAAATTAGACGTATAAAAATACTGAGGACAGGGGTCATTGCTGAGTCATGGAATTATgcgtcctttttattttttatttaaaatgttctatatttttcatACAAAAAATCATTCTTAATATCAAAACTATAATTGACCACATAGTCTATTTTCATGGAATCCCAAGTAAGCAGAGTTATAGCATGCACACTGGGGACAAAAGAAACACAGAGCTTATTACATGATGAAATGGTCATGGTgacatgaaggaaacaaaaatcttAACAAACTCAACCATGGGGATCTCTAGAGTGTAATAAATGTGAAATGTAAACCCTGATGATCTTGTAATAATCAGTCTAGATTAGCATTTGCCTCTGGATTTAGTatgataaaactataaagaaagaaagaaagaagagaatatcCCTCTGCTTTTTCCTTCAGTACAAAAGACGGCTGACAGATGTGGCAGGTTCTGTGGCAGGAAACACAAACCACAGGAAGAAAATGCTCCTTTGAAATGCTATGGCGGTTACTACTGAAAAGAATCTGCTCAAACTTTTTTTCCAGAGCCTCTACTCACAGCAAAATAACTCTGAAAAGCTTGAATAAATTTGAAAGATTCACACtatccaatttcaaaacttatcaTAAAGTTATAAAACTTATTATAATTGATACAGTGTGTTATTTACAAAAGGATAAGCacacagatcaacagaacagaagaaatagttgagaagtagacccacacaaatatagacaactgagttgggttttttttaacaatttcatcaggaatttatttttgtattatatgaAGGAAGGCTAACTCCATTTTACTCTAAATCGTTCAACACTTTCTTTGCCTTACCTAGTTTCTTCTTTCTCACTGATGTGAGATTTAATAAATAATCATTGTATTAGTCAATAGAGTTTTGGTCACACTACGGCAATACATTAACTCTAAAATCTCAGtagacaactgatttttgacaagggtgccaaggcaactcaatgaaaaaagaatactttTGTCAGCAAATGGTTCTGGAACAGTTGGCTATCCTCgtgcaaaaagcaaaacaaacacaagaCAGAACAAAACCCTCCACACATTCCTCACGCTCTATACAAAagttaaatcaaaatggatcatcAACCTAAATATAAAAGGTAGATTATCAAACTTCTCCAAGAAAACCAAGGAGAAAACTTTTTGTTGCCTTGGGACTGGCAAAGAGTTTTtcaatataacaccaaaagcataattcatggtataaaaattaataaattgaaacttatcaaaatttaaaacttgcatTCAGTGGAAGAcattattaagagaatgaaaagctaAACCATGGACTGAGGTTTGAACATTTGCAAAGCACAAAGTGTTAAAGATCttatacccagaatatataaagaatttttaaaattcaacaataagcaagcaactcaatttttaaaaaacaggcaaaaatctgTAAACACTTGACCAAAGAAGACACACTTATGTCCAACTGGCATATGagcagatgttcaacatcgctagtcattagggaaatgccacttaaaatcacaatgaaataccactataaatttttttaaatgacttaaaaacaaacaaaccaacaaaacacTGACAATTTAAATTAGATCTTGGAACAGGACACTAGTTGAAAACTGGAAAATCCAAATCAAGCCTACAATTTAGCTAATAGTATTGTAACTAGGCTAATTTCTTAGCTTTGATCATTGTACCATGGTTATTTATGTAAGATGTGAGCATATGCGGAAGCTGGGAGAAGGGTAAATGGGAATTCTCTGCACTGTCTTTACAATGCATCTCTACGTCAAAAACAACTTCAAAAtcataagttaaaaatataaccaaataAACTGGACTTTTTAAAGCCATTCTTTCTGTCCTTCATGCTACAGCTTTCTTCATGAGTTTTCCTTGGTTAGAAATACACTTGAATACATCAGGATATATTTAGCAAACTGGATATGCCATTTAGGTATTGGTCCACCAGTTCTACTTTAAAAGATCACCTCAAGCCGCGCCCCGGCGGTCGCCGAGGCCGGCGCGGTGGAGTTGCAAAAGCTGCGGGTGCGGAGGAGCTGTGGAGCCGACCCCGCGAGCCGGGAGCATGAGGGCCTGGTGTCTGTGTCACATTTGTACCTGCGGAGTCACTGTGGATGGAATGGGGGAAATACAGATCCAGAAACCTACAAAGAAAGAACAAGGAATATACGGATGTTCTGTCGCTAATCATCTCGGTTCGGATGTGGAAAGTTCTTCTGTGCTGTATGCAGAGGCACCTGTTATCTTGTCTACTGGAAGGAATATCACCAGACCGGAGCACAACCATCTCTCCGTCGTGATTGGAGGCATCGTGGAAGCACCCCAGAGAGCAAACGTGACCATCCAATGTCCTGTAAAAGGTGTCCCTCAACCTAATGTAACTTGGTTGAAGAAAGGAGGATCTCTGAGTGACaatatttccttgcttttcaaTGGATCCCTGTTGTTGCAGAATGTTTCCCTTGAAAGTGAAGGAACCTACATCTGTACAGCCACCAATGCTCTTGGAAAGGCGATGGCAACATCCATCCTCCACTTGCTGGACACTTTCTGGGAGCTTGGTAGCTGGACACATTGTTCTGCCACTTGTGGCCACTTGGGAGCCCGAGTTCAGAGACCCCAGTGTGTAATGGCCAACGGGCAGGAAGTGAGTGAGGCCTTCTGTGAGCTCCTCCAGAAGCCGCTGGCTGGGTTCCAGCCCTGTAACACCTGGGACTGCCCCTCGAGGTGGTTCACGGGCACGTGGTCACAGTGCTCTGGGTCTTGCGGTGAAGGATTCCGCAGTCGGCAAGTGACCTGTAAGCGCACGAGAGCCAATGGAACTGTGCAGGTGATGCCTCCGAGAGCACGTGCCCCCAGAGAGAGGCCTCTGGGAAGAAGACCCTGCTCCAGTCACCCGTGTGTTCAAGGGCTTATTGAACCAGGGAACCAGAGAACGCTGACAAATCTACTGTTTTGATAGTATGATCACCCAGTATAATCATCCACTCCCTGTGGTGAAACCCATGcatcagaaaactaaaattaaaaaagagacttccctggtggtccagtggttaagacttcgccttccaatgcagggggtgcgggttcgatccctagtcggggagctaagatcccacgtgcctcgcggccaaaaaaccaaaacatactaccggagcagtattgtaacaaattcaataaagacttttaaaatggtccacatcaaaaaaataaaatataataaaataaatccatgcatCAGGGCCCCTCCGCACTGGGGAACGGGAGAGCCCAACTGCTGCATGACAGTCATGAAACTCAGCTGCACAGGGACCTCACCACACCGCACACAGGCTGCTTCACGGGACCTTGTTATCCTATTAATGGGCCCCTCTGTTGTAATTAACACAGGCCGCAGGGACCACAAGTTCCCCTCGGCCCTTCTGAAAATGTTCGGGAATGCTAGTGCAGGAAGGTAATACACACTTTCTGCATTTCTGCCCTGCAGTGCAGCAGTTGTTGCTGTTGGGAGTCATTGTGCTAATTCTCTTAGGTCATTTTTCCCTTTAGCTGTTCTGACTAACTCCAAGCACTGCACGGCTACACACTTGTCTCACTGGAAGATGCACAGCCCCAATTCTGTGCGGGGACGACGCAAAGCAGAGTGTGACGCGTCTTTCTGGAGCATCAAGTTTATTAACCAGAATTGGAAGAACCAAGGAGCTCTTGGAACAAGAActatccccctcccccaccaacacgGAAGACAGAAGAGTAGGGGAGGGGAGACGTGCCCCAGGAATGACAGTCCGGTCTCTGAAGTTTCACCCAGGTGGGGGTTGAGGGGCAGACCTGCAGCCACGGTGGCCTCGCTTTCGGTCGCCCGGGCTGCTCCGGACCATCCTCTGAGCTGGCCAGGGTCTTGGATACGATGCTTCTGAAGGCCGCGCAGAGGACACGCTCATCTTCCACTGGACCGGGCCCCAGGGAGCGCGGCGGCCTGACCTTCCTGCCTCGGTCATCCATGGGGTTCACATGGGCTCACTTTATTACGACGCCTCTTGCTGGGCAGCTTGcaacaaagatgttttaaaatgaagttcCAGATTCTCCCAGCCACCCCTTGCTTTTTCTGGCTGTAGCCAGAGAGAGTGGATGAGGACACACTCTCAGGCTGCCCAGTGTGGGAGGACCTTCCAGGGTTGGACACACACAGGGGGCAGCTGGTTCCCTCTGGGGCTCCAATCCTGCTGCTGCTGGAGGTGGATGTCCCAGTGCCACActggggggctgggctgggggtggcagtCCTCGCCTCCAGGCTGGGTGGGGGACAGGCAGACTCACCGGTCTTCTGCCCTGCCTGCTGGTCTTCCTGCAGCTGCACATTTTTTCTCTGGTAGAGCCACCTGGTTTGCACGGAGGACACCACAGGGCTTGGAGAAGGCTCAAGTTCACTGCCACTGAGGTCCCCGGAAGAGAAGGGCATCACAGTTATGATGGAGACCCCCACCTTGGGTTTCCTGGGGCTCACACTGCCTGTTCCAGTGTCCTGGATCTGGTCGCAAGTCAAGCCCGGAGTCCTCACCATTGTCACCTCCAGGTCCTCTTCACAGGGTGGCTGGAGTGGCTCCTTCTGGCCCATGTTCACCCATGGATGCCTCATGAGGTCAGGTAAGGTGCCTCTGTCACTGGGGTTGAGGGCAATCATTTTTCGTAATAGATCCCTTATCTCCAAAGACAGATAAGGTGGGATGGGGTACTGCCCTTGTAGGATTTGCTTCCGCAGTTCCTGGAAGTCTTTTCCCACAAAGGGCTGGGACCCAGTTACCATGGTGTAGAGCACTGCTCCCAAGCTCCACACGTCCACCGCAGGGCCGCTGTAGCTCTGCCCCAGGAAGAGTTCCGGGGCAGCATAACGGTGTGTGCCACAGATCGTGTCCGCTTGGCCAGTGTCATCACACTCGTTGCTGAGGCCAAAGTCTGTAAGTTTG
This genomic window from Eubalaena glacialis isolate mEubGla1 chromosome 8, mEubGla1.1.hap2.+ XY, whole genome shotgun sequence contains:
- the LOC133096675 gene encoding ADAMTS-like protein 3, translated to MRAWCLCHICTCGVTVDGMGEIQIQKPTKKEQGIYGCSVANHLGSDVESSSVLYAEAPVILSTGRNITRPEHNHLSVVIGGIVEAPQRANVTIQCPVKGVPQPNVTWLKKGGSLSDNISLLFNGSLLLQNVSLESEGTYICTATNALGKAMATSILHLLDTFWELGSWTHCSATCGHLGARVQRPQCVMANGQEVSEAFCELLQKPLAGFQPCNTWDCPSRWFTGTWSQCSGSCGEGFRSRQVTCKRTRANGTVQVMPPRARAPRERPLGRRPCSSHPCVQGLIEPGNQRTLTNLLF
- the LOC133096676 gene encoding serine/threonine-protein kinase MARK2-like, with amino-acid sequence MMPGLTANSADKEAHIDDFEILHTIGEGTFGKVKLARHILTGTQVAVKVIKKRRQSFSSVQAVFREVCSLKALNHPNIVKLLGVTDTEETFFVVLEYLSGGDMYRYLKIHGRMTEAEARGPFQQLVSALQHCHERGIVHRDLKPLNLLFDSNMNIKLTDFGLSNECDDTGQADTICGTHRYAAPELFLGQSYSGPAVDVWSLGAVLYTMVTGSQPFVGKDFQELRKQILQGQYPIPPYLSLEIRDLLRKMIALNPSDRGTLPDLMRHPWVNMGQKEPLQPPCEEDLEVTMVRTPGLTCDQIQDTGTGSVSPRKPKVGVSIITVMPFSSGDLSGSELEPSPSPVVSSVQTRWLYQRKNVQLQEDQQAGQKTGESACPPPSLEARTATPSPAPQCGTGTSTSSSSRIGAPEGTSCPLCVSNPGRSSHTGQPESVSSSTLSGYSQKKQGVAGRIWNFILKHLCCKLPSKRRRNKVSPCEPHG